CGGAGTCCAGCGTCCCGTCGGGGACGGCGTACCAGTCGGCCCCGGGCATCTGCGGGGCGAGCCGCTCGCGCAGCGCCGCCCCGGAGCCGGCGCTGACGGCGACGGCGATCCGCCCGGAGGCGGAGATCCGCTGGTCGGCGAGGACCGACTGCAGATCGTCCAGCGCTCCGGCGCGGATGTCGACGACCAGCGGCGAGGGGACCAGCCGGGTCAGTACTGGCACGCGATCTCCCGGCCCCGGGCGAGGTCCTCGTGGTTGTCGATCTCGACCCAGCTGACCTCGCCGATCGGCTGGACGTCGATCCGCAGGCCGCGGTCGACCATCTCCTGGTAGCCGTCCTCGTAGTAGAGCTGCGGGTCGCGCTCGAAGGTGGCCTGCAGCGCGGAGGCCAGGTCGTCGGCGGCGGAGGGGTTGATCACGGTGAGGCCGATGTACTCGCCGGTGGCCTCCGCCGGGTCCATCAGCTTGGTGATCCGGCGCATGCCGAGCTCAGGGTCGACCACGACCTTCATCTCCTCGTCGGCGAGCTTCTTCACCGTGTCGAGGGCGAGCAGGATGCCGGGGGCGCTGCCCTCGGCGGCGCGGCGGGCGTTGCCGTCGAGCATGGTCCGCTGCACCGAGGCCGGGTGGACAGTGTCGCCGTTGGCGAGCAGCAGCCCCTCCGCGAAGAGCTCGCGGGCGCACCACAGGGAGTAGGCGTTGTTCCACTCCTCGGCCTTGTCGTTGTGGACCAGGTGGAGCTTGAGCCCGTACTGCGACTCCAGCGCGGCCTTGCGCTGCTCGACCGCCTCCGCCCGGTAGCCGACCACGATGGCCACGTCGCTCATCCCGACCTCGGCGAAGTTGCCGAGGGTGAGGTCGAGGATGGTCCGGTCGCCGTCCACCGGAACCAGGGCCTTGGGAAGGGTGTCGGTGTACGGGCGCAGTCGGCGTCCGGCGCCGGCGGCCAGAACAAGGCCGATCATGGGATGTCTCACTCTCTTTATGTCCGATGTTTACGTCGGACAGGGGTGCGGGCTACCGCGATCGTAGGCGAATACGGAGGTCACTCGGGAAGCGGGACCCTCTTCGTGCCGCCGCAGGGGGGCTCGGGGTCCGGTACGGCACACTGTTGGGTGGCCAATACCGGCACATACGAGCCCGGCAGCCACGAGCCCGGCAACGACAAGCCGAAAGGTGCTTCATGCCGACCAGTGAACCGACGTCCCCGACCGCGCCCGAGATCATGCTGGAGCTCGTCGACGCCGAGGGCAGAACCATCGGCACGGCGGAGAAGCTGGAGGCGCACCGCAGCCCCGGGCGCCTGCACCGCGCGTTCTCGGTGTTCCTGCTGGACGGCCGGGGCCGGCTGCTGCTGCAGCAACGGGCGCTGGGCAAGTACCACTCCCCCGGCGTCTGGTCGAACACCTGCTGCGGCCACCCCTACGTGGGCGAGCCGCCGTTCGTCGCGGCGGCCAGGCGGACCGCCGAGGAGCTGGGCGCGGCGCCGGAGCTGCTGCGGCAGGCCGGGACGGTGACGTACTACCACCCGGACGAGGCCACCGGCCTGGTGGAGCACGAGTACAACCACCTGTTCGTCGGACTGGCCGCCGCGCGCCAGCAGCCGGACCCGGCCGAGGTGGCCGACACCGCCTTCGTCACCCCGGACGAGCTGGAGCTGCTGCGCAAGGAGAAGCCCTTCTCCGCGTGGTTCGGCTCGGTCCTGGACGCGGCGCTGCCGGCCGTCCGCGAGCTCGCCCCGCGGGCCGGCTGGTAGCCGGTCCCGCCCCTGCCCGGAGCGGATGGGAGGGCGGCACGGCAGGGGTGCCCGCCGCCCTCCCCGGCCGGTCCGCCGGCGCCGGATCCGAGATTTACGCCCAGGCCACTTGTGACGTGGGAGAACGACAGGGCACCATGGCCGGGACCCGGTTCTGTCCTGTCCCTTACCGGTTCGTTTCCCCCGTCTTGCCGTAGCCCCGCCCCGCCGTGCTCCCCCGCACCCCGCCTGCCTGCTCGACGCCCCGCTGGAGGACCCGTTGGCCCCTACCTGCCCCGGGACGTTCACCGGTTTCTCACGCGCTTCCAACTCCGTTCCCATGACGGAGGGGCATGGTCGTGCTGTGAGGCACCTTCAACTGCCCGACCCGCTCGCCGAGGCGCTCCGCTGGTCCCTGGCAGTCCTGGCGTGGCTGATCGTGATGGCGGTCGGCAGTTCCACCGCCGTGGCGCTCGGTCCGTACGGCCTGGGCAGTTCACGCACGGCGTCGGCCTCGGCCGCCGCCGCCCGGGAGGGGGCGCTCTTCTCCGGCAGCATCACCAGCACCTCGCACTACTGCAGCGCGAGCGTGGTCGACAGCCCCGGCGGTGACGTGATCATCACTGCCGCGCACTGCCTGCCGAGCAGCCCCGGCAGCACGGTCTTCGTCCCCGGCTACCGCGACGGCCAGGCCCCCTACGGGATCTGGCCGGTACTGCAGACGGTGGAGAGCACCAACTGGACGGCCAACACCGACCCCGACTACGACGTGGCCTTCGGCGTGCTCGGGGCGCTCCACGGCAAGGAGATCGAGCAGGTCGTCGGGGCCAACCGGTTGGGCGTCAATCTGGGCACCAACCAGGTTGTCACTCTTACGGGTTATCCGGACGGAGCCGGCGCTCCGATCACCTGCAGCAACAACATCGCCATGTTCGGCTCGACGCAGATGCGGATCGCCTGCGCCGACTACACCGACGGGACCAGCGGCAGCCCCTGGGTCATCTCCGGGAAACTGGGCCCGGAGCACGACGAGGGCACCGTGCTGGGCGTGATCGGCGGATTCGAGCAGGGCGGGTACACACCCGACGTTTCCTACAGCGTCTACTTCGACAACAACGTCTCGCTGCTCTACCAGCAGGCGATCAGCATGGTCCGCTGACCCGGCCCCAGCGACGGCCGGGCCCGGCCCGCACCGAGTGAACCGGGTCCCGCCGGATCAGGTCTCGCTGAACTCCGCGGTACCGGTGGGGCTTCCGGGGGCGCCCGGGGCCTCGGCCGGGCCGGTGGCCCCGGCGGAGCCGGAGGACGGGCCGTCCGGGGCGCGGCGCCGCCGCTCTGCCGGATGGTCTCCAACCGGGACAGTCCGACCGCACCCAGCAGCACCAGGCCCACGCCCACCGTCTCCGGGGCCAGCCACCAGCCGGTGCGCACCGACTCGTTGTAGAGGGTGACCCCGAGCGAGAGGCTGATCAGCGCGTCGCCCAGGGTCAGCGCCGGCTGCGAGGCCACCAGCGGACCCGCCTGCATGGCGTTCTCCAGCAGGAACAGGGCGCAGACGCCGATCGCGGCGAAGCCGTAGGTCTGCCAGGACTCGAAGAAGGCCGCCACGCCCTGACGGTCGAGGGTGTCGGTGGCCGACTTCATCAGCGCCGCCGTCAGCGCGTAGCCGATCGCCGCCGCAGTGCCGAGGCAGACCGCCCGAGCCGGGCCGACCGGACGCCGCAGCGCGGCCAGGGCCAGCATGAACATCGCCCCGAGGCAGCTGGCCAGCGCGAGCACCCAGAGGGCGGGCGGCGGCTGGAGGTCGCCGCCGCTCGGAGCCGCCGCCGCCAGGGCGGCGCCCAGCCCGACGACGATCGCGGCGACCGAGAACCACCCCTGGCGCGACATCCGTTTCCGGAACACCACCCCGGAGATCAGCAGCGCGAACGGGAGCTCCAGGACGAAGATCGGCTGCACCACCGCCAGCGGCCCGGTCACCAGCGCCAGGGCCTGGAACACCGCCGCGAAGATCACCCCGAGGATGCCGCCGAACCAGACCGGGGTGCGCAGCAGGTCCAGCATCAGCCGGAGCCGGAAGGTGTCGGACTGCGGCACGATCAGCGCGGCCCGGCGCTGCAGCACCGTCCCCAGGGCGTTGCTGACGGCGGCGAGGACGGCGAAGACGACGGACAGCACGGCCGTCATGGACATGGTTCCCCGCCCCCTCGCATGAGCATCTCTTACCCGGTTCCGGACCCTGCGATGCTATCCGGCGCTCCCGACAACCCGCCGCAGGCCGCGCGCTGGCGCGCCTCGCGGCCCCGGCCCGGGCCCCGGCCCGGGCACCGGCCCCGGCCCAGGCCCTTCGATCCCGGCCCTGGCCCAGGGGCGCCGATCAGGCGACCGGCGCCGGGACCGAGACCACCATGGTGAGCCGGACGACCTCGGCGCCCGGGTTGTGGTAGCCGTGCGGCCGACCGGCCTCGTAGGAGGCCGTGGTCCCCTGCGGCACGGGGTGCTCGACGCCGTCGAGGGTGACCACCAAGGTGCCCGCCTCCACCCGGACGATCTCCATGGTGCCGGCCGGATGGGCGTCCGAGTCGTGGCCCTGACCGGGCTGGAGCACCCAGTCCCAGATCTCCAGCGGACCCGGGGACTCGACCCCGGCCAGCAGCACCGCGCTGCTGCCCTGCGGCGTGGACCAGAGGGTCACCGCCTCCTCCTGCGGGACCAACCGGACCGCCGGGCCCTCGTCGTAGTCGAGCAGGCGGGCGATGCTCACGCCGAGCGCGTCCGCGACCCGGACCACGGTCCC
The Streptacidiphilus albus JL83 genome window above contains:
- a CDS encoding phosphocholine cytidylyltransferase family protein, whose amino-acid sequence is MIGLVLAAGAGRRLRPYTDTLPKALVPVDGDRTILDLTLGNFAEVGMSDVAIVVGYRAEAVEQRKAALESQYGLKLHLVHNDKAEEWNNAYSLWCARELFAEGLLLANGDTVHPASVQRTMLDGNARRAAEGSAPGILLALDTVKKLADEEMKVVVDPELGMRRITKLMDPAEATGEYIGLTVINPSAADDLASALQATFERDPQLYYEDGYQEMVDRGLRIDVQPIGEVSWVEIDNHEDLARGREIACQY
- the idi gene encoding isopentenyl-diphosphate Delta-isomerase — encoded protein: MPTSEPTSPTAPEIMLELVDAEGRTIGTAEKLEAHRSPGRLHRAFSVFLLDGRGRLLLQQRALGKYHSPGVWSNTCCGHPYVGEPPFVAAARRTAEELGAAPELLRQAGTVTYYHPDEATGLVEHEYNHLFVGLAAARQQPDPAEVADTAFVTPDELELLRKEKPFSAWFGSVLDAALPAVRELAPRAGW
- a CDS encoding trypsin-like serine peptidase, with product MRHLQLPDPLAEALRWSLAVLAWLIVMAVGSSTAVALGPYGLGSSRTASASAAAAREGALFSGSITSTSHYCSASVVDSPGGDVIITAAHCLPSSPGSTVFVPGYRDGQAPYGIWPVLQTVESTNWTANTDPDYDVAFGVLGALHGKEIEQVVGANRLGVNLGTNQVVTLTGYPDGAGAPITCSNNIAMFGSTQMRIACADYTDGTSGSPWVISGKLGPEHDEGTVLGVIGGFEQGGYTPDVSYSVYFDNNVSLLYQQAISMVR
- a CDS encoding helix-turn-helix domain-containing protein; the encoded protein is MPDLDLVAQALARNVRRFRADRALTLDALAARAGVSRGMLIQIEQARTNPSVGTVVRVADALGVSIARLLDYDEGPAVRLVPQEEAVTLWSTPQGSSAVLLAGVESPGPLEIWDWVLQPGQGHDSDAHPAGTMEIVRVEAGTLVVTLDGVEHPVPQGTTASYEAGRPHGYHNPGAEVVRLTMVVSVPAPVA